The following proteins are co-located in the Synchiropus splendidus isolate RoL2022-P1 chromosome 14, RoL_Sspl_1.0, whole genome shotgun sequence genome:
- the phlda2 gene encoding pleckstrin homology-like domain family A member 2: MKMSAAEMSPVLKEGELEKRSDNLLQFWKRKTCVLTPDSLNIYADTHKRSKGKELKLQSIKKVDCVERTGKFVYFTIVTTDNKEIDFRCSGEENCWNAVITMAVIDYQNRKAIQDFKSRQDTESASPGQQERRMARAP; this comes from the coding sequence atgaaaatgtcagCGGCTGAGATGAGCCCGGTCCTgaaggagggagagctggagaagAGGAGCGACAACCTGCTCCAGTTCTGGAAGAGGAAGACGTGCGTCCTGACCCCCGACAGCCTCAACATCTACGCCGACACGCACAAGCGCTCCAAGGGCAAGGAGCTCAAGCTGCAGTCCATCAAGAAGGTGGACTGCGTGGAGAGGACCGGCAAGTTCGTCTACTTCACCATCGTCACCACGGACAACAAGGAGATCGACTTCCGCTGCTCGGGAGAGGAGAACTGCTGGAACGCGGTGATCACCATGGCTGTGATCGACTACCAGAACCGCAAGGCGATCCAGGACTTTAAGAGCCGGCAGGACACGGAGAGCGCGTCGCCGGGGCAGCAGGAGCGACGCATGGCGAGGGCGCCGTGA
- the nap1l4a gene encoding nucleosome assembly protein 1-like 4a isoform X3, whose product MEGNKGKGDTGIQNPSGQGDKPVGFQFLERIGSKPASMLPKAVKRRVHALKRLQLQCANIEAKFYEEVHELERKYAALYQPHFDKRREIVTGSVEPTDEECEWHSDRDEEEELAEGVKDKVSIEDTKKEDATPENDPKGIPEFWLTIFKSVDMLSDMLQEHDEPILQHLKDIQVKFSEPGQPMSFTLEFHFEPNGYFNNAVLTKVYKMKSEPDSTDPFSFEGPEIVDCEGCQIDWHKGKDVTVKTIKKKQKHKGRGTVRTVTKQVPNDSFFNFFNPVKASPDGELDEDSEFTLATDFEIGHFFRERIVPRAVLYFTGEALEDDESFEEEEMDEGDEDGDEEGDEDDDEDEGDIDPTA is encoded by the exons ATGGAAGGCAATAAAG GTAAAGGAGACACAGGAATCCAGAACCCATCCGGACAGGGGGACAAACCTGTCGGCTTCCAGTTTCTGGAGAG GATTGGTTCCAAGCCTGCCAG CATGCTTCCTAAAGCAGTGAAGAGGCGAGTGCACGCTTTGAAAAGGCTACAGCTACAATGTGCCAACATTGAAGCAAAGTTTTATGAAGAAGTCCATGAGCTTGAGAGGAAGTATGCAGCACTCTATCAACCACATTTCGACAAG AGGAGAGagattgtcacaggctcagtggAACCCACAGACGAGGAGTGCGAGTGGCACAGcgacagagatgaagaggaggaattaGCT GAGGGAGTCAAGGACAAGGTTTCTATTGAGGACACAAAAAAAGAGGATGCAACACCAGAGAATGATCCCAAGGGCATCCCTGAGTTCTGGCTCACCATATTCAAAAGTGTGGACATGCTGAGTGACATGCTCCAG GAGCACGATGAGCCCATTCTGCAGCACCTGAAAGATATTCAAGTCAAGTTCTCTGAACCAGGGCAGCCAATG AGTTTCACATTAGAGTTCCACTTTGAGCCCAATGGCTACTTCAACAACGCAGTCCTCACTAAAGTCTACAAGATGAAGTCGGAGCCCGACTCCACAGACCCCTTTTCATTTGAGGGCCCAGAAATCGTCGACTGTGAAGG TTGCCAGATCGACTGGCACAAAGGGAAGGACGTGACGGTGAAAACTatcaagaagaagcagaagcatAAAGGCCGCGGCACCGTTCGCACCGTGACCAAGCAGGTTCCCAACGACTCTTTCTTCAACTTCTTCAACCCGGTCAAAG cttCGCCTGATGGTGAATTG GACGAAGACTCTGAGTTCACTTTAGCCACAGACTTTGAGATCGGCCACTTCTTCCGCGAGAGAATAGTCCCCAGAGCCGTGCTGTATTTCACCGGGGAAGCCCTGGAAGACGACGAGAGC tttgaagaggaggagatggacgAAGGAGATGAG GATGGAGACGAAGAAGGCGACGAGGACgacgatgaagatgagggaGACATCGATCCCACG GCATAA
- the nap1l4a gene encoding nucleosome assembly protein 1-like 4a isoform X2 codes for MEGNKGKGDTGIQNPSGQGDKPVGFQFLESMLPKAVKRRVHALKRLQLQCANIEAKFYEEVHELERKYAALYQPHFDKRREIVTGSVEPTDEECEWHSDRDEEEELAEGVKDKVSIEDTKKEDATPENDPKGIPEFWLTIFKSVDMLSDMLQEHDEPILQHLKDIQVKFSEPGQPMSFTLEFHFEPNGYFNNAVLTKVYKMKSEPDSTDPFSFEGPEIVDCEGCQIDWHKGKDVTVKTIKKKQKHKGRGTVRTVTKQVPNDSFFNFFNPVKASPDGELDEDSEFTLATDFEIGHFFRERIVPRAVLYFTGEALEDDESFEEEEMDEGDEDGDEEGDEDDDEDEGDIDPTKEPPQPAECKQQ; via the exons ATGGAAGGCAATAAAG GTAAAGGAGACACAGGAATCCAGAACCCATCCGGACAGGGGGACAAACCTGTCGGCTTCCAGTTTCTGGAGAG CATGCTTCCTAAAGCAGTGAAGAGGCGAGTGCACGCTTTGAAAAGGCTACAGCTACAATGTGCCAACATTGAAGCAAAGTTTTATGAAGAAGTCCATGAGCTTGAGAGGAAGTATGCAGCACTCTATCAACCACATTTCGACAAG AGGAGAGagattgtcacaggctcagtggAACCCACAGACGAGGAGTGCGAGTGGCACAGcgacagagatgaagaggaggaattaGCT GAGGGAGTCAAGGACAAGGTTTCTATTGAGGACACAAAAAAAGAGGATGCAACACCAGAGAATGATCCCAAGGGCATCCCTGAGTTCTGGCTCACCATATTCAAAAGTGTGGACATGCTGAGTGACATGCTCCAG GAGCACGATGAGCCCATTCTGCAGCACCTGAAAGATATTCAAGTCAAGTTCTCTGAACCAGGGCAGCCAATG AGTTTCACATTAGAGTTCCACTTTGAGCCCAATGGCTACTTCAACAACGCAGTCCTCACTAAAGTCTACAAGATGAAGTCGGAGCCCGACTCCACAGACCCCTTTTCATTTGAGGGCCCAGAAATCGTCGACTGTGAAGG TTGCCAGATCGACTGGCACAAAGGGAAGGACGTGACGGTGAAAACTatcaagaagaagcagaagcatAAAGGCCGCGGCACCGTTCGCACCGTGACCAAGCAGGTTCCCAACGACTCTTTCTTCAACTTCTTCAACCCGGTCAAAG cttCGCCTGATGGTGAATTG GACGAAGACTCTGAGTTCACTTTAGCCACAGACTTTGAGATCGGCCACTTCTTCCGCGAGAGAATAGTCCCCAGAGCCGTGCTGTATTTCACCGGGGAAGCCCTGGAAGACGACGAGAGC tttgaagaggaggagatggacgAAGGAGATGAG GATGGAGACGAAGAAGGCGACGAGGACgacgatgaagatgagggaGACATCGATCCCACG AAAGAGCCACCTCAGCCTGCGGAATGCAAACAGCAGTAA
- the osbpl5 gene encoding oxysterol-binding protein-related protein 5 isoform X2 has translation MLSNELSPALSPGSKSESKMFNGLEKECPSPTEKLARKESLKVQKQNYRQEKKRAAKELFSALKDPSVVIMSNWLKIRGSLKSWTKLWCTLKPGVLLIYKTPKADHWVGTVLLTACKLIERPSKKDGFCFKLYHPLDKSIWAVKGPKGENVGSITQPLPSNYLIFRAASESDGRCWMDALELALSCSSLYKLTAKSGREGDIATSPESSHILHLLQSASLTDAELLQLNDSGLLGNHHMDHDGFSDKSERDTHDDWDTTANENGGRLTEESDVDQSDELSPVSQATAYIEQGTEEMAEAGEASQVDTVSEENKGLIWGLLKQLRPGMDLSKVVLPTFILEPRSFLDKLSDYYYHADLLSQAVAEESAYGRIKQVLRWYLSGFYKKPKGLKKPYNPILGETFRCCWLHPQSDSCTFYIAEQVSHHPPISAFYVCNRKDGFCISGSILAKSKFYGNSLSAILDGKARLLFLSRDEEYVITMPYAHCKGILYGTMTLELGGKVTIECEKTKCFAELEFKLKPLLGGSCSVNQISGKIFVAEELAATIDGHWDSEVFIQEKRTGLQDTLWNPSAEVRSARLKRQVVQLEQQGEFESERLWQRVTSAILDRDQVRATQEKFVLEEAQRKEARDRGDRPWNPRLFQLDPVTSEWTYKHIDVQPWDPERSLVQFEKDGVIQTHERRLRRHNGLSYSHSWVSQQKVELNGKHRKASSQPSSCSQNTESSSTTPEPTHESSDNEEFSSQCARCSKEVKDIAALEASITSIQKTQKDIQRNVLALSRQLSRQRAADDSVSLTGRHWLILSVLLLSQLLLNYFT, from the exons GTGCAGAAGCAGAATTACAGACAAGAGAAGAAACGAGCTGCAAAAGAATTGTTTAGTGCGCTGAAAGATCCAAGTGTTGTCATCATGTCCAACTGGCTAAAG ATCCGGGGTTCTTTAAAGAGTTGGACCAAACTGTGGTGCACCCTTAAGCCTGGTGTTCTCCTGATATACAAGACCCCAAAGGCAGACCACTGGGTGGGCACGGTCCTTCTGACTGCGTGCAAGCTGATCGAAAGACCGTCAAAGAAGGATGGGTTCTGCTTTAAACTCTATCATCCACTGGACAAATCCATCTGGGCTGTCAAG GGTCCCAAAGGAGAGAATGTTGGCTCCATCACTCAGCCTCTACCAAGCAACTACCTGATCTTCCGAGCTGCCTCAGAGTCTGACG gtcggtgctGGATGGATGCCTTGGAGCTTGCCCTTAGCTGCTCCAGCCTCTACAAGCTGACTGCCAAatcagggagggagggagatatTGCCACATCTCCAGAGTCTTCCCAtattcttcatctcctccagtcTGCGTCACTCACTGATGCAGAGCTCCTACA GTTGAATGACAGTGGGCTTCTCGGAAACCACCACATGGACCATGACGGCTTTTCAGACAAATCTGAGCGCGACACTCACGATGACTGGGACACGACTGCCAACGAGAACGGCGGCCGGCTCACGGAGGAGAGCGACGTGGACCAATCTGATGAGCTGTCTCCTGTTTCGCAAGCCACAGCTTACATCGAGCAGGGCACAGAGGAGATGGCTGAG GCTGGTGAGGCGTCGCAAGTGGATACAGTTTCAGAAGAGAACAAGGGTCTGATCTGGGGTCTGCTGAAACAGCTGAGGCCCGGCATGGACCTTTCTAAAGTGGTGCTTCCTACATTCATACTTGAGCCTCGTTCTTTCCTGGACAAATTGTCAGACTACTACTATCACGCCGACCTGCTCTCACA GGCTGTGGCAGAGGAAAGTGCTTATGGTCGCATAAAGCAGGTGCTGAGGTGGTACTTGTCTGGCTTTTACAAAAAGCCAAAG GGTCTAAAAAAGCCTTACAACCCAATCCTGGGAGAAACATTTCGCTGCTGCTGGCTCCACCCCCAAAGTGACAGCTGCACCTTCTACATTGCAGAACAG GTGTCCCACCATCCGCCCATCTCTGCCTTTTATGTTTGCAATAGGAAAGATGGCTTTTGTATCAGCGGGAGCATCTTGGCCAAGTCTAAATTTTATG GAAACTCACTCTCTGCTATTTTGGACGGTAAAGCCCGGCTGCTCTTTCTGAGCAGAGATGAGGAGTATGTCATCACCATGCCCTACGCTCACTGCAAAG GGATCCTGTACGGCACCATGACGCTGGAGCTGGGGGGGAAGGTGACCATTGAGTGTGAGAAAACCAAATGTTTTGCTGAGCTGGAATTCAAACTCAAG CCTTTGCTCGGAGGCTCTTGTTCAGTGAATCAGATCAGTGGGAAAATCTTTGTGGCCGAGGAGCTGGCAGCTACCATTGATGGACActgg GACAGTGAAGTCTTCATCCAAGAGAAGCGCACGGGTCTGCAGGACACCTTGTGGAACCCCAGTGCAGAAGTGCGAAGCGCCCGCCTGAAGAGACAAGTGGTCCAGTTGGAGCAGCAGGGGGAGTTTGAGTCTGAAAG ACTGTGGCAGCGCGTGACCAGTGCCATTCTGGATCGGGACCAGGTGCGTGCCACACAGGAGAAGTTTGTGCTGGAAGAAGCGCAAAGGAAGGAAGCCCGGGATCGAGGAGACAGACCCTGGAATCCGAGGCTGTTCCAGCTGGACCCGGTGACCAGCGAGTGGACCTACAAGCACATAGA TGTTCAACCGTGGGACCCAGAGCGAAGCCTCGTTCAGTTTGAGAAGGACGGCGTGATCCAGACACACGAGAGAAGACTGAGGCGCCACAACGGCCTGTCGTACAGCCACAGCTGGGTCAGCCAGCAGAAG GTGGAGCTGAATGGAAAGCACCGTAAAGCCAGCAGCCAACCCTCCAGCTGCAGCCAGAACACggagagcagcagcaccaccccCGAGCCCACGCACGAGTCCTCGGACAATGAAG AATTCTCCAGCCAGTGCGCTCGCTGCAGCAAAGAGGTGAAGGACATCGCCGCCCTGGAGGCTTCAATCACATCCATACAGAAAACACAGAAGGATATTCAGAG AAACGTGTTGGCGTTGAGCCGACAACTGTCGCGGCAGAGGGCGGCCGACGACAGCGTGTCGCTCACCGGCCGCCACTGGCTGATCCTCTCCGtcctgcttctctctcagctcctTCTCAACTACTTCACCTGA
- the nap1l4a gene encoding nucleosome assembly protein 1-like 4a isoform X1, whose product MEGNKGKGDTGIQNPSGQGDKPVGFQFLERIGSKPASMLPKAVKRRVHALKRLQLQCANIEAKFYEEVHELERKYAALYQPHFDKRREIVTGSVEPTDEECEWHSDRDEEEELAEGVKDKVSIEDTKKEDATPENDPKGIPEFWLTIFKSVDMLSDMLQEHDEPILQHLKDIQVKFSEPGQPMSFTLEFHFEPNGYFNNAVLTKVYKMKSEPDSTDPFSFEGPEIVDCEGCQIDWHKGKDVTVKTIKKKQKHKGRGTVRTVTKQVPNDSFFNFFNPVKASPDGELDEDSEFTLATDFEIGHFFRERIVPRAVLYFTGEALEDDESFEEEEMDEGDEDGDEEGDEDDDEDEGDIDPTKEPPQPAECKQQ is encoded by the exons ATGGAAGGCAATAAAG GTAAAGGAGACACAGGAATCCAGAACCCATCCGGACAGGGGGACAAACCTGTCGGCTTCCAGTTTCTGGAGAG GATTGGTTCCAAGCCTGCCAG CATGCTTCCTAAAGCAGTGAAGAGGCGAGTGCACGCTTTGAAAAGGCTACAGCTACAATGTGCCAACATTGAAGCAAAGTTTTATGAAGAAGTCCATGAGCTTGAGAGGAAGTATGCAGCACTCTATCAACCACATTTCGACAAG AGGAGAGagattgtcacaggctcagtggAACCCACAGACGAGGAGTGCGAGTGGCACAGcgacagagatgaagaggaggaattaGCT GAGGGAGTCAAGGACAAGGTTTCTATTGAGGACACAAAAAAAGAGGATGCAACACCAGAGAATGATCCCAAGGGCATCCCTGAGTTCTGGCTCACCATATTCAAAAGTGTGGACATGCTGAGTGACATGCTCCAG GAGCACGATGAGCCCATTCTGCAGCACCTGAAAGATATTCAAGTCAAGTTCTCTGAACCAGGGCAGCCAATG AGTTTCACATTAGAGTTCCACTTTGAGCCCAATGGCTACTTCAACAACGCAGTCCTCACTAAAGTCTACAAGATGAAGTCGGAGCCCGACTCCACAGACCCCTTTTCATTTGAGGGCCCAGAAATCGTCGACTGTGAAGG TTGCCAGATCGACTGGCACAAAGGGAAGGACGTGACGGTGAAAACTatcaagaagaagcagaagcatAAAGGCCGCGGCACCGTTCGCACCGTGACCAAGCAGGTTCCCAACGACTCTTTCTTCAACTTCTTCAACCCGGTCAAAG cttCGCCTGATGGTGAATTG GACGAAGACTCTGAGTTCACTTTAGCCACAGACTTTGAGATCGGCCACTTCTTCCGCGAGAGAATAGTCCCCAGAGCCGTGCTGTATTTCACCGGGGAAGCCCTGGAAGACGACGAGAGC tttgaagaggaggagatggacgAAGGAGATGAG GATGGAGACGAAGAAGGCGACGAGGACgacgatgaagatgagggaGACATCGATCCCACG AAAGAGCCACCTCAGCCTGCGGAATGCAAACAGCAGTAA